A genome region from Sphingobacteriaceae bacterium GW460-11-11-14-LB5 includes the following:
- a CDS encoding hydroxypyruvate isomerase encodes MSSKLDRRNALKNIIAGTAAIGVSSGFSALAMDKSESDQPLRLKGNINHAVCRWCFSGLDVETLCVEAKKIGITGIDLVGPKDWPTLKKHGLVSTMCNGAEINLVDGFNDEKFHEKLIQNYTAMIPLVAEAGYKNLICFSGNRRGKDDETGWNNCVKGLKQLIPLAEKHNVVLVMELLNSKVNHKDYQCDRTSWGAELCKRLGSENFKLLYDIYHMQIDEGDVIRNIRDHHQYIAHYHTAGVPGRNEIDDTQELYYPAIMKAIAETGFKGFVAQEFIPKNADKLASLKKAVSICDI; translated from the coding sequence ATGTCTTCAAAACTGGATAGAAGAAATGCTTTAAAGAACATCATCGCAGGAACCGCTGCGATTGGTGTTTCTTCAGGATTTTCAGCATTAGCAATGGATAAATCAGAATCAGATCAGCCATTAAGGCTAAAAGGAAATATTAATCATGCCGTTTGCCGCTGGTGTTTTAGCGGTTTAGATGTAGAAACACTTTGTGTTGAAGCTAAAAAAATCGGTATTACAGGCATAGATTTAGTTGGACCAAAAGATTGGCCGACTTTAAAAAAACATGGATTAGTATCGACCATGTGTAATGGTGCAGAGATTAATTTAGTGGATGGTTTTAACGACGAAAAATTCCACGAAAAGTTAATTCAAAACTATACGGCAATGATTCCGCTTGTTGCCGAAGCCGGATACAAAAACCTAATTTGTTTTAGCGGAAACCGTCGTGGTAAAGATGATGAAACCGGTTGGAACAATTGTGTAAAAGGATTGAAACAGTTAATCCCTTTGGCCGAAAAGCACAATGTTGTATTGGTAATGGAATTGTTAAACAGCAAAGTTAATCATAAAGATTACCAATGTGATAGAACTTCATGGGGCGCCGAGCTTTGCAAACGTTTAGGATCTGAAAACTTCAAATTGTTATACGATATCTATCATATGCAGATTGATGAAGGAGATGTAATCAGAAACATCAGAGATCACCATCAGTATATCGCCCACTACCACACCGCCGGTGTTCCGGGTAGAAATGAGATAGATGATACGCAGGAACTATATTATCCTGCAATCATGAAAGCCATTGCCGAAACTGGCTTTAAAGGTTTCGTTGCACAAGAATTTATACCTAAAAATGCTGACAAATTAGCCTCTTTAAAAAAGGCAGTTTCTATTTGCGACATCTAA
- a CDS encoding xylose isomerase has product MLSRRNFILNTSMAAAAALLVPSFACVANDKKLVGLQLYSLRDELPKDVKGTLAKVAKAGFKEVETYGFSIKDQFWGLTPAEFKKLLDDNGLTAPSGHYGLGSYLTDGNTEELKAAIAAAKVLGSEYVTIPWLDESIRKSAEDYKKIAVKINEAGKLAKEAGIRLAYHNHNFEFEKQGDTTGYEILLKGTDKNLVDFELDLYWVVRSGNDPIKLFKENPGRFTMWHVKDMDKADPALNAEVGTGSINFKPIFADAKLSGMKHFFVEHETNYKPNPMESVAASCAYIKKEII; this is encoded by the coding sequence ATGTTATCAAGAAGAAATTTTATTTTAAATACGAGTATGGCTGCAGCTGCAGCACTTTTGGTTCCATCCTTCGCTTGTGTAGCCAACGATAAAAAATTAGTGGGTTTGCAATTATACTCTTTAAGGGATGAGCTTCCGAAAGATGTAAAAGGAACATTGGCTAAAGTAGCTAAAGCTGGCTTTAAGGAGGTTGAAACTTATGGTTTTTCTATAAAAGATCAGTTTTGGGGCTTAACACCAGCCGAATTTAAAAAATTGCTTGATGACAACGGATTAACTGCGCCAAGCGGTCACTATGGCTTAGGCAGTTATTTAACCGATGGAAACACGGAGGAATTAAAGGCGGCAATTGCAGCAGCTAAAGTGCTGGGAAGTGAATATGTAACCATTCCATGGTTAGATGAAAGCATCAGAAAAAGTGCTGAGGACTACAAAAAAATTGCAGTTAAAATCAACGAAGCCGGAAAACTGGCGAAAGAAGCGGGTATCAGGTTAGCTTACCACAACCACAATTTCGAATTCGAGAAACAAGGTGATACCACTGGTTACGAAATCCTGTTAAAAGGAACCGATAAAAACCTTGTTGATTTTGAACTTGATTTATATTGGGTTGTACGCTCAGGTAACGATCCGATCAAATTATTTAAAGAAAATCCAGGCCGTTTTACCATGTGGCATGTTAAAGATATGGATAAAGCAGATCCGGCATTAAATGCAGAAGTAGGAACAGGTTCTATTAACTTCAAACCTATTTTTGCGGATGCAAAACTTTCGGGCATGAAACACTTCTTTGTAGAGCACGAAACCAATTACAAGCCAAACCCGATGGAATCTGTTGCAGCAAGCTGCGCATATATTAAAAAAGAAATTATTTAA
- a CDS encoding xylose isomerase produces MNSRRTFLKQAGLAAGAALLIPSFAFDKVNKNIGLQLYSLRNELPKDVKGIIEKVAQAGYKEVETYGFANGKFWGLTPKEFKALLNANGLKAPSGHYGMDEFSRTGKTDKLKADIESSAAIGGKFFTIAGAHVDKSKGVDGFKKTADDFNKVAEIAKASGLKFAYHNHDFEFKKLGDTTGYDVYLSETDKNLVNFEMDLYWVVRSGNDPLALFKKYPGRFPMWHVKDMDKAKPEWNTEVGKGAIDFKSIFAQAKLSGMQHFFVEHETNYQPDPVGSIKTSCDYIKANLI; encoded by the coding sequence ATGAATTCAAGAAGAACATTCTTAAAACAGGCAGGATTAGCTGCCGGAGCGGCATTGTTAATTCCGTCGTTTGCTTTTGATAAAGTAAATAAAAATATTGGTCTACAATTGTACTCTTTACGTAATGAACTGCCAAAAGATGTAAAAGGCATCATCGAAAAAGTAGCACAAGCCGGCTATAAGGAAGTAGAAACTTATGGTTTTGCTAATGGAAAATTCTGGGGCTTAACGCCAAAAGAATTTAAAGCTTTATTAAATGCGAACGGTTTAAAAGCACCAAGCGGTCATTATGGAATGGATGAATTTTCAAGAACCGGAAAAACCGACAAGTTAAAAGCCGATATCGAATCTTCAGCAGCCATTGGTGGTAAATTCTTTACCATTGCTGGTGCACATGTAGATAAGAGCAAAGGTGTAGATGGTTTTAAGAAAACGGCTGATGATTTTAATAAGGTTGCTGAAATTGCAAAAGCATCAGGTTTAAAATTCGCTTACCACAACCACGATTTCGAATTTAAAAAATTAGGTGATACCACTGGTTACGATGTTTACTTAAGCGAAACTGATAAAAACCTGGTAAATTTCGAAATGGATTTATACTGGGTAGTACGCTCAGGTAACGATCCTTTAGCCTTGTTTAAAAAATACCCGGGCCGTTTCCCAATGTGGCATGTGAAAGATATGGACAAAGCCAAACCAGAATGGAATACTGAAGTTGGCAAAGGTGCTATTGATTTTAAAAGCATTTTTGCCCAGGCAAAATTATCTGGTATGCAACACTTTTTTGTAGAACACGAAACCAATTATCAACCTGATCCGGTTGGTTCGATCAAAACAAGCTGCGATTATATTAAAGCTAATTTGATTTAA